The following are encoded together in the Magnetococcales bacterium genome:
- a CDS encoding regulatory protein RecX, with the protein MEPSAVYHQAVAMLARRPFSIRELTRRLLAKGADEASVEQAIRRCRELGYLNDADYALNLAKRRLERRGPMAIRAEMRQRGIDEEEAREALHQAMEGIDLREEARRILEKRFGETPPADARERRRRQAFLARRGFDGTIILELLQD; encoded by the coding sequence ATGGAACCTTCTGCCGTTTACCATCAGGCGGTGGCGATGTTGGCCCGCCGCCCGTTCAGCATCCGGGAGTTGACCCGGCGTCTGCTGGCCAAGGGAGCCGACGAGGCCTCCGTCGAACAGGCCATCCGGCGTTGCCGGGAACTGGGCTACCTGAACGATGCGGACTACGCGCTGAATCTGGCCAAACGACGGCTGGAACGGCGTGGGCCGATGGCCATCCGGGCGGAGATGCGCCAGCGCGGCATCGACGAGGAAGAGGCCCGCGAGGCGCTGCATCAGGCCATGGAGGGTATCGACCTGCGGGAAGAGGCCCGGCGCATCCTGGAAAAACGTTTTGGCGAAACGCCGCCCGCCGATGCCCGGGAGCGGCGCAGACGACAGGCCTTTCTGGCCCGACGCGGCTTTGACGGCACCATCATCCTGGAGCTGCTTCAGGACTGA